A region of Macrobrachium nipponense isolate FS-2020 chromosome 7, ASM1510439v2, whole genome shotgun sequence DNA encodes the following proteins:
- the LOC135217569 gene encoding uncharacterized protein LOC135217569: protein MKSVLEAANLPSQHPYAQVAQPLPPLSPGTTTGQPNPPPHHPCALATQTTFPPSQCLSGPTRITLSLYLEGPIHQLANPPGPTGLSTLHAAWRPKPPSLQFLYHAVPTHVHSVLTPSRSNPPTHCPCTILTNPPTHCPCTTPAQTIYLLSPHHTALTHLPTSNQPPNRPHTLAAQPSSPQSPCPGGPICLLTIPGPQEPKPPPNSIPIWTAHPASPLSPAAQPNTPPSLRLGNPTHQPLSRKPNPPSDCTCSATDQPACPLSHCPSCPTHHSYEPAIQWPKLPSHCPGSLVCQPNSQPSLHSGGPTTPPHRPPAPAAHGRLS, encoded by the exons ATGAAGTCAGTATTGGAG GCAGCCAACCTGCCTTCCCAGCACCCCTACGCCCAGGTGGCTCAACCTCTGCCCCCACTATCACCCGGAACCACAACCGGTCAGCCTAACCCTCCTCCCCATCATCCCTGTGCCCTGGCAACCCAAACCACCTTCCCACCATCCCAGTGCCTTAGCGGACCAACCCGCATCACACTGTCCTTGTACCTAGAAGGCCCAATCCACCAACTTGCT AACCCACCTGGCCCAACCGGCCTCTCCACTCTCCACGCGGCCTGGCGACCTAAACCACCTTCCCTACAGTTCCTGTACCATGCTGTCCCAACCCACGTACACTCTGTTCTCACACCAAGCCGGTCCAACCCACCTACTCACTGTCCCTGCACCATCCTGACCAACCCACCTACCCACTGTCCCTGCACCACACCGGCACAAACCATCTACCTACTGTCCCCGCACCACACCGCTCTAACCCACCTACCCACT TCCAACCAGCCTCCCAACCGTCCACACACCCTGGCGGCCCAACCCTCTTCCCCACAGTCCCCTTGCCCTGGCGGCCCAATTTGCCTCCTCACCATCCCTGGACCCCAGGAGCCCAAACCGCCTCCCAACAGTATCCCTATCTGGACGGCCCATCCTGCCTCTCCACTGTCCCCAGCTGCCCAACCCAACACCCCACCATCCTTGCGCCTCGGCAACCCAACCCACCAGCCCCTGTCCAGAAAGCCCAACCCACCTTCTGACTGTACCTGCTCTGCCACAGACCAACCTGCCTGCCCACTGTCCCACTGCCCGAGCTGCCCAACCCACCACTCCTATGAACCTGCGATACAATGGCCCAAATTGCCTTCCCACTGCCCTGGCTCCCTGGTATGCCAACCCAACTCCCAACCGTCATTGCACTCCGGCGGACCAACCACGCCTCCCCACCGTCCCCCTGCACCAGCGGCCCATGGGAGGCTGAGCTGA